The genome window GCGGGAACTGATGAGGGCGGCGGGCGGATGACCGACGAGCTGACCCCCTGGGCCTCGCTGAAAGAGTTCACCGACGCCCGCATTGCGCTGGGCCGGGCCGGAACCTCGCTGCCCACGCGGGAACTGCTGAGGTTCAACGCGGCGCACGCGGCAGCACGGGACGCCGTTCATGCGCCCGCCGATTTTGGGTCACTGGCCGGGGCACTCACGGCTGCTGGAGAAGTGGTTCTGCATGTTCACAGCTGCGCCGCAGACCGCGCCGAGTATCTGCGTCGCCCGGATCTGGGGCGGGCGCTGTCACCTGAATGTCTGGCGGAGCTGGAGGGGCAATCCCCTTGCGACGTGGTGATCGTCGTGGCGGACGGCCTCTCGGCGGGGGCGCTGGCGCATGTGGGGCCGCTGCTGGCGCTGCTGCTCCCTGAGCTGCGCGCCGCCAGCCTGAGCATCGGCCCGGTCGTGCTGGCAAGGCAGGCGCGGGTGGCGCTGGGCGACCCGGTGGCGCAGGCCCTGAACGCACGGCTGGTCCTGGTCCTGATCGGCGAACGCCCCGGCCTGAGCAGCCCCGACAGTCTGGGGGCGTACCTGACCTTCGATCCGCAGCCCCAGACCCGCGACTCGGCCCGCAACTGCGTATCCAACATCCGCCCGGCGGGGCTGGACGTGCGCGTGGCGGCGTGGCGGCTGGCCCACCTGATCCGGCAGGCGCTGCGCCGGGAACTCAGCGGTGTGGCCCTCAAGGACGAGGGCGGCGGGCCTCCACCGGATTTTGCACCCCTGCCGCGCGGCTAGACTGGCCCATGACCCTTCCCCCAGCGCCCTTTTACCTGATCGCCTGGCTCGTCGTGCAGGACGACTCCGGGCGCGTGCTGCTGGGCCGCCGCGACGGCACCGGCTACATGAACGGGCTGTGGGGGCTGCCGGGCGGACGGGTGGAACGCGGCGAGACGCTGGTCACAGCAGCTGTGCGTGAGGTGGAAGAAGAACTGGGCCTGCGGGTGGAGGCCGGCGCGCTGACCGCGCTGGGCGTGTCGCGCTTTGACATCGGCGGAATGCAGGGCACCGATTTCCTGTTCCTGACCCGCGAGTGGGCCGGGGAACTGGCGCCACTGGACAAGACCTCTGAAGTGGGCTGGTTTGCCCCGGACGCTCTGCCTGACGACTGCCTGCCCTGGCTGCCCGCCGTGCTGGAAGCCCACCTGACGCGCGGCGCGTGGCTGACCGAGCAGCTCGACGGGGTGGAGGGAGTCCAGATTCTTGGCCCCTGAAGCCCGCTGTTGGGCCTTCCATCATGTTCCCCGGTCAGGGACGATTTCCGCTTGCCCCCTTCTCTTTCATCTGAAATACTTCCAGATGAAATGAGTTTACCCACCCCCCCCATGGCCGAGGCGCAGACCGACAGTCTCTACGAGATGATCCGGCTGACCCTGCGGCTGTCGCGGCGCTTCCGGCAGGCGCTGGACGAACCGCTGGAAACCGCACTGGGCCTGAACACCAAGGAACTGCTGGTGCTGGCCGCGATCATGGACGGCGAGCAGACGCCGGGCCGGATTGCCAGCAAGCAGAATCTGCCCGCCCCCACCGTGACGCGCATCGTGTCCAAGCTGGTCAGGAACGGTCTGGTGGAACGGGTCAGTGATCCCGCCGATCTGCGCTGCTTCCATCTGCATCTCACCCCCCAGGGCCGGGCCACCCGTGCCCGCACCCGCGAGACCGGGCAGGCCATTGTCGCCTCGCACTTCGGCCACCTGCCGCCGCAGCGCGTCGGGGCGGCGCTGAAGGCCATGCAGGACTTTCACGATGCCCTGAGCCTTCCCCTTCCTGAGGAGGCCAGCGCATGACTGCCCCCGGCCACTCTCATTCCGGCCTCAACGAGCGCGACCGGATCATGGCCTTTGTAGGCATCCTGACCGTGCTGTTCCTGTCCAGCCTGAACCTGACGGTGGTGGGCAGCGCCATGCCGCGCGTGATCAGCGACCTGGGCGGCTTTCACCTGTACGCCTGGGCCTTTACCGCGTACTCGCTGGCCACCACCATCACCATTCCCATCGTGGGCACCATCAGTGACCGCGTGGGCCGCCGCCCGCTGATTCTGCTGGGCATCGCGGTGTTCGCGCTGGGCAGCGTGGGCCTGGGCTTCGCACACAGCATGGATCAACTGATCGTGCTGCGCGCCCTGCAGGGGATCGGCGGCGGCATGCTGATGGCCATGAGCTTCACGGCCATTGCAGACCTGTTCACACCCCTCGAGCGCGGGCGCTACCAGGGCTACACCGGCGCGGTGTGGGGCGTGTCCAGCGTGGTGGGGCCGCTGGTGGGCGGCTTCCTGACCGATCACCTGGGCTGGCGCAGCGTGTTCTTCGTGAACCTGCCGTTCGCGTTGCTGGCGGCGTATTTCATCTGGCGCTACTTCCGGCTGCCCAAACCCGCGCAGACCACGCAAACGGGCCGCCGTTTCGACGCACCCGGCGCGGCGCTGCTGGCGGGCACCGTCACCACGCTGACGCTGGCGGTGTCCTGGGGCGGCGGCACCTACGCCTGGGGCAGCCCGCAGATCCTGGGCCTGCTGGCCGGGGCGCTGGCGCTGGGCGTGGGCTACGCGCTGCACAGCCGCCGTCAGGTGCGGCCCATCCTGGACCTGGGCCTGCTGAAAGACCGCAGCATTGCCACCGCCGCGCTGGCTGCCTTTCTGGTGAGCGCGGGCATGTACGCCGCGATTCTGTACCTGCCGCTGTACATGCAGGGCGTGCGGGGAAGCAGCGCCTCGGGCAGCGGGCTGGCCCTGGCCCCGCTGATGGGCGGCATGATTCTGACCAGCACCCTGGCGGGCCAGTTCGTGAGCCGCACCGGGCGCTACAAACGGCTGATCGTCATCGGGGCGCTGGTGGCCGCCGCCGCGCTGACGCTGGCCTCCACCCTGAGCCTGACCACCCCGATGTGGCTGGCGGTGGGCACCATGGTCCTGCTGGGGCTGGGGCTGGGGCCGGTCAACAGCCAGCTGGTGCTGGCGGTGCAGAATGCCGCCCCCCGCGAGAAGCTGGGCAGCGCCACGGCCGGCAACCAGTTCTTTCAGCAGATCGGCGGCACGCTGGCGGTCAGCCTGTTCGGGGCACTGGTCAACGCGCAGCTGGCCGGCAAGCTGGGGGCCCAGCTGCCTGCCGCCGCCAAGACCCTGCCCGCGCCGCTGCAAGACGCCATTGCCAGCCCCAACCTGCTGACCAGCCCGGACGCCAGCGCGCAGCTGGGCGGGGCGCTGCAACAGCTGGGGCAGCCTGAACTGCTCGCGCAGATCACGGCAGCCCTGAGAAACGTCATGGTGGGCGCCATCAACGAGGTGTTCCTGGTCTCGGCCGCGCTGGTGGGGCTGGCCTTTATCGCGGCCCTGCTGCTGCCCGAACGCCCGCTGCTGGGCCGCCAGCCCCACACGGTGGAAGTGAAGGGGGGCGGTCAGGTCAGCGTTCAGGCCACCGACTGAGCTTCAGGCGCAGCAAAAAGCAAGCCCCCGCCAGTGCCGGGGCTTGCTTTTTGCTGCGTCAAATGATTTGACTGACGTACCAGAGAGTGTTCAGCACCCCCAGGCGCTGACGCCTACTGACCGATCCAGTCAATCGTCTGCTTCGCGTCGCGCAGGTTCTTTACCTCGCCGGTGGGAGCGGTTACCGTCAGCGCGGCGGCGGTACTGGCGGCGGCGTTCAGCAGCAGCGTCACGGTGCCGTCCGCGCCGGTCACCGTCTCATATTTGGCTGTGCCGTCCGGCGCGATGGTGGCCGCAATGTCGGTCATCTTGCCGTCCACCATGCTGGCAATCACGAACACGGGGTTCTTGCCGGTGGTCTTGACCTCCCAGGTCACGGCCACGCCCGCCACCGGATTGCCGTCCTTGTCGGTGGCGAGCACGGGAATCATCACCTCGCCCACATCATCACTGGCCACCGTGGGAGTGGCGTTTGTGCTGACCGGGGCCGTGATCTCCACATCCTGAATCTCCACCCTGGCGACGGGACCAGCCTGGGCAGCGGGGGCCGCAGGCATGGTGGGCGCAGCCGCCGGAGCCTGCGCCGTGACCCCCGGCGGCAGGGCGGGAATATCGGACACGGAGATCTGGGCGGAGGCGAGAGGCAGCAGCAGGGCAGCGGTCAGCAGCAGGTGGCGCATGGGGAAACTCCTTGTGGGCAGGCGAAGAGGGAGACCGGGGATCACGCGGGCAGGATGTACAGGCCGTTGCTGCGGAAATCCAGGTGGATGTCGCTGCCGTTGGGCAGGATGGTGGACTCGGAGGGCGGGGCGATCAGCACTTCCCCGGCCGACGTTTCGATGGTGTACTCGGTCATGGCCCCCAGGTACGCGCCGGAGGTGATGCGCCCGGCCAGCCCCGTCTCGCTGAACGAGATGGATTCGGGCCGCACCAGCACGCGCACGTCGCCGGTGGGCGCGCCGGGCTGGGTGTAGGGCAGAAACACATTGCCGAAGCCCAGTTGCTGGCCGTCATAGGTGGCCTGCAACAGGTTGGCCTCGCCGATAAAATCGGCCACAAAGGCGTTGGCAGGGCGGCGGTACAGGTCCTCGGGGGTGCCGATCTGCTCGATCCGGCCCGCACTCATGACCACCACCACGTCCGAGATCGCCAGCGCCTCGGCCTGATCGTGGGTTACGTATACAGCGGTGATGCCCAGCTGCTGCTGGATGGCGCGAATCTCATTGCGCATCTGGCGGCGCAACTTGGCGTCCAGGTTGGACAGCGGCTCGTCGAACAGCAACACCTTGGGTTTCATCACCAGGGCGCGGGCCAGGGCCACACGCTGCTGCTGCCCGCCCGACAGTTGCGACGGCGCGCGGCTGCCGTAGCCGCCCAGCCCCACCAGCTTCAGGGCCTCCTCGGCGGCCTCGACGGCGTCGGGGCGGCGGGCCACGCGCAGACCGTAGGCGACGTTTTCCAGCACGCTCAGGTGCGGGAACAGCGCGTAGCTCTGGAACACCATCGTCACGTCGCGCTGCGCCGCCGAGAGCTGGGTCACGTCCTCGTGGTCAATCGAGAGTTTGCCCTCGGTGATGGTTTCCAGCCCGGCGATCATGCGCAGGATGGTGGTCTTGCCGCAGCCCGAGGGCCCCAGCAGCGTGATCAGCGTGCCGGGCTGTACCTCCAGGTTGGCGCCTTGCACGGCGATGGTCTTGCCGAAGCGCTTGGTGACACCCTCCAATTTGACCGGAGCGGCCTGACTGTTGGGGGCAGGGTGGGGGGGGCGGGCCTGGGTGGCGGTCATGGGGTCCTCTCAAGAGTGGTGTTCATACGCTTATGCCTGCCTTTGATCCGCCCATCCTGCCCACGCCCCAGGTCATCAAGGCGATGACCACGGCCAGCGTGAAGACCAGCAGCGCGGACAGTGCCGCCGCGTCGCCGAGTTGCCCGCGCTCCACCATGCTCAGCACCTCGCTGGTCACGACCTTGTGGTCCGGCGAGATCAGGAAGATGATCTGCGAGATGGCGGTCATGGCCCGCACGAAGGCGAAGATCAGCGCCGAGATCAGCGCGGGGCGGATCAGGGGCATCACCACCCGCCACAGCGTGGTCAGGCTGCCGGCCCGCAGGGTGGTGCTGGCTTCCTCCAGCGCCGGGTCGATCTGACGCAGGTTGGCGACAGCCGAGCGGATGCCCACCGGCATGTTGCGGAAGATAAATGCGACGATCAGGATCAGCATGGTGCCGGTCATGTACGCAAACCCGCTGTTCAGCGCCAGGATGTACCCGATGCCGATCACGGTGCCGGGCACGGCGAAGGACAGCAGCGAGCCGAGTTCGATAAAGCCGCGCCCGAAGAACTTCTGCCGCGTGATCAGGTAGGCGATCACCACGCTCAGGACCAGCACCGGCAGACTGCTGATGGCCGCGATCCTGAGGGTGTTGAAGAACACGCCCAGCGACCCCACCGACAGGTTGCGGATGTGTTCGGTGGTAAAGGTGTTGT of Deinococcus aerolatus contains these proteins:
- a CDS encoding MDR family MFS transporter, producing MTAPGHSHSGLNERDRIMAFVGILTVLFLSSLNLTVVGSAMPRVISDLGGFHLYAWAFTAYSLATTITIPIVGTISDRVGRRPLILLGIAVFALGSVGLGFAHSMDQLIVLRALQGIGGGMLMAMSFTAIADLFTPLERGRYQGYTGAVWGVSSVVGPLVGGFLTDHLGWRSVFFVNLPFALLAAYFIWRYFRLPKPAQTTQTGRRFDAPGAALLAGTVTTLTLAVSWGGGTYAWGSPQILGLLAGALALGVGYALHSRRQVRPILDLGLLKDRSIATAALAAFLVSAGMYAAILYLPLYMQGVRGSSASGSGLALAPLMGGMILTSTLAGQFVSRTGRYKRLIVIGALVAAAALTLASTLSLTTPMWLAVGTMVLLGLGLGPVNSQLVLAVQNAAPREKLGSATAGNQFFQQIGGTLAVSLFGALVNAQLAGKLGAQLPAAAKTLPAPLQDAIASPNLLTSPDASAQLGGALQQLGQPELLAQITAALRNVMVGAINEVFLVSAALVGLAFIAALLLPERPLLGRQPHTVEVKGGGQVSVQATD
- the eutC gene encoding ethanolamine ammonia-lyase subunit EutC, whose protein sequence is MTDELTPWASLKEFTDARIALGRAGTSLPTRELLRFNAAHAAARDAVHAPADFGSLAGALTAAGEVVLHVHSCAADRAEYLRRPDLGRALSPECLAELEGQSPCDVVIVVADGLSAGALAHVGPLLALLLPELRAASLSIGPVVLARQARVALGDPVAQALNARLVLVLIGERPGLSSPDSLGAYLTFDPQPQTRDSARNCVSNIRPAGLDVRVAAWRLAHLIRQALRRELSGVALKDEGGGPPPDFAPLPRG
- a CDS encoding ABC transporter ATP-binding protein encodes the protein MTATQARPPHPAPNSQAAPVKLEGVTKRFGKTIAVQGANLEVQPGTLITLLGPSGCGKTTILRMIAGLETITEGKLSIDHEDVTQLSAAQRDVTMVFQSYALFPHLSVLENVAYGLRVARRPDAVEAAEEALKLVGLGGYGSRAPSQLSGGQQQRVALARALVMKPKVLLFDEPLSNLDAKLRRQMRNEIRAIQQQLGITAVYVTHDQAEALAISDVVVVMSAGRIEQIGTPEDLYRRPANAFVADFIGEANLLQATYDGQQLGFGNVFLPYTQPGAPTGDVRVLVRPESISFSETGLAGRITSGAYLGAMTEYTIETSAGEVLIAPPSESTILPNGSDIHLDFRSNGLYILPA
- a CDS encoding MarR family winged helix-turn-helix transcriptional regulator, which codes for MSLPTPPMAEAQTDSLYEMIRLTLRLSRRFRQALDEPLETALGLNTKELLVLAAIMDGEQTPGRIASKQNLPAPTVTRIVSKLVRNGLVERVSDPADLRCFHLHLTPQGRATRARTRETGQAIVASHFGHLPPQRVGAALKAMQDFHDALSLPLPEEASA
- a CDS encoding NUDIX domain-containing protein produces the protein MTLPPAPFYLIAWLVVQDDSGRVLLGRRDGTGYMNGLWGLPGGRVERGETLVTAAVREVEEELGLRVEAGALTALGVSRFDIGGMQGTDFLFLTREWAGELAPLDKTSEVGWFAPDALPDDCLPWLPAVLEAHLTRGAWLTEQLDGVEGVQILGP